A window of Bacteroidetes Order II. bacterium contains these coding sequences:
- a CDS encoding 3-isopropylmalate dehydratase large subunit, whose amino-acid sequence MTITEKIMALNSGRDKVVPGQLVWVDVHSIMTMDYLGEQCFKQFRSLGVNEVFDKERVICVSDHLVPPPNEQFATMLNRWRQIVKEHEIAYFYDLGRQGIAHQIMVEQGHVLPGKVSIGTDSHANTYGAVGAVGNAIGVTDAAVAMATGKCWFRVPESVKFVIKGTWQPYVMAKDLSLHIMGMMHWNGHLIYKTLEFTGEAIEALDMAGRMTLCNMTVDLGAKNGIVAPDAVTQAYLSGVAKGDWEMIASDPDAHYDAVYEVDVTNVGPTVALPDKLDDTVPVEKVVGRKFNKAFVGTCTNGRVEDFAIMAEILEGKQIHRDVNMIVVPASQAVYLEALKRGYLQTLVEAGAAIDTPSCAACAGIHTGVAGDGDIVLSAGNRNMKGRMGSKNAQIYLTSPAVVAASAIRGEITDPRETGTY is encoded by the coding sequence ATGACGATTACCGAAAAAATAATGGCCCTCAATAGCGGTCGGGATAAAGTGGTTCCCGGCCAATTGGTGTGGGTGGATGTGCATAGCATCATGACAATGGATTACCTCGGCGAGCAATGTTTTAAGCAGTTTCGCTCTCTGGGGGTGAACGAAGTGTTTGATAAAGAACGGGTCATTTGTGTAAGCGACCACTTGGTTCCACCGCCTAATGAGCAGTTTGCCACCATGCTCAACCGCTGGCGGCAGATCGTCAAGGAACACGAGATTGCTTATTTCTATGATTTAGGTCGTCAAGGGATTGCCCATCAAATCATGGTGGAGCAAGGGCATGTTTTGCCGGGCAAGGTGAGCATTGGAACAGATTCGCACGCCAATACCTATGGTGCTGTGGGGGCGGTTGGAAATGCGATTGGTGTAACCGATGCGGCGGTAGCTATGGCGACGGGCAAATGCTGGTTCCGTGTGCCAGAATCGGTCAAGTTTGTGATTAAAGGAACTTGGCAGCCTTATGTCATGGCAAAAGACTTGAGTTTGCACATTATGGGGATGATGCACTGGAACGGGCATTTGATCTATAAGACCTTGGAGTTTACGGGCGAAGCCATTGAAGCCTTGGATATGGCAGGGCGCATGACTTTATGCAATATGACGGTGGATCTAGGGGCTAAAAACGGGATTGTCGCGCCCGATGCGGTTACACAAGCCTATTTATCGGGCGTTGCAAAAGGCGATTGGGAAATGATTGCCAGCGATCCCGATGCCCATTATGATGCTGTTTACGAAGTGGATGTTACCAATGTTGGTCCTACAGTTGCTTTACCTGATAAATTGGATGATACGGTTCCTGTTGAAAAAGTCGTGGGGCGTAAGTTTAATAAAGCCTTTGTGGGAACTTGCACCAATGGGCGGGTGGAAGATTTTGCCATCATGGCAGAAATTCTCGAAGGCAAGCAAATCCACCGCGATGTAAATATGATCGTGGTACCTGCTAGCCAAGCCGTTTACCTCGAAGCCTTGAAACGGGGCTACCTCCAAACCTTAGTGGAGGCTGGCGCGGCGATTGATACCCCAAGCTGTGCGGCTTGTGCGGGTATTCATACGGGGGTTGCTGGCGATGGCGATATTGTTCTCAGTGCTGGAAACCGCAATATGAAAGGGAGAATGGGAAGTAAAAATGCCCAAATCTATCTTACCAGTCCAGCTGTTGTAGCCGCTTCAGCAATTCGGGGGGAAATTACGGATCCTCGCGAAACGGGAACTTACTAA
- a CDS encoding SDR family oxidoreductase — protein MYQLQEKVAIVTGSGRAKGIGEAIVLRLAAEGCHVVISDIGAPKGAEFSAEHIGATDEMEAIAAAARQLGVKAITITCDVREEASVAHLIHQTVTELGGLDILVNNAGVGYLMEAFPDFQESSWDAVLDVNLKGTFLCSKHATRQMIAQGRGGCIVNIASQAAKSGFPFAAAYTASKHGVLGLTRSNAVELGKYDIRVNAVCPNHITTGLGHWQNKFFSEKLGLDYETYLQGIRDRNPLGRTGMVEDIAKAVAFLASDQAAYITGEAMNVSGGEEYH, from the coding sequence ATGTATCAATTACAAGAAAAAGTTGCCATTGTAACCGGAAGCGGACGGGCAAAAGGCATCGGTGAAGCCATTGTCTTGCGGCTCGCCGCCGAAGGTTGCCATGTCGTCATTAGCGATATTGGCGCGCCCAAAGGAGCAGAGTTTTCGGCTGAGCATATTGGCGCAACCGATGAAATGGAGGCAATTGCAGCGGCAGCCCGTCAATTAGGCGTAAAAGCCATCACGATTACGTGCGACGTGCGCGAAGAAGCCTCCGTTGCTCATTTAATCCATCAAACCGTAACCGAATTGGGCGGTTTGGATATTTTGGTCAATAATGCGGGCGTGGGCTATCTAATGGAAGCTTTCCCCGATTTTCAAGAAAGTAGTTGGGACGCGGTTTTGGATGTAAACCTCAAAGGTACTTTTTTGTGTAGCAAACACGCCACTCGCCAAATGATTGCGCAAGGGCGCGGTGGCTGCATTGTCAATATTGCCAGCCAAGCCGCCAAATCAGGATTTCCGTTTGCGGCGGCTTATACCGCTTCCAAACATGGCGTGTTGGGGCTGACCCGCTCGAATGCGGTTGAGTTGGGCAAGTATGATATTCGAGTCAATGCGGTTTGTCCAAACCATATCACAACAGGGCTTGGACATTGGCAAAATAAATTCTTTAGCGAAAAACTCGGCTTGGATTACGAAACCTACTTGCAAGGCATTCGGGATCGAAATCCCTTGGGCAGAACAGGTATGGTGGAGGACATTGCCAAAGCCGTCGCCTTTCTTGCATCCGATCAGGCGGCTTACATCACGGGTGAAGCCATGAACGTAAGCGGAGGCGAAGAATATCATTGA
- a CDS encoding hydantoinase/oxoprolinase family protein gives MMKLGIDIGGTFTDLVLLDEASGRMVFAKTLTTYPDPSLGILNGVQQILQNAAVSLADVQTIVHGTTLVTNAVIERKGAKTALLTTKGFEDVLEIGREMRYDIYDIHLTMPQPLVPRALRIGIAERLDKNGHVLQGIETADLKAALTKLQKKGVQSVAVCFLHAYTNPKHEQMAGEVIRKQFPALTYSLSSETMPEIREYERCSATAMNAYVQPLMDTYLRTLQAKLEDLGFTGVIHIMDSAGRLTTLEGARKNPVQLLESGPAGGAMASVFFSAQLGQTQNTLPPDLVAFDMGGTTAKASIIRNGQPEITNHFEAAREKRFKKGSGLPVRIPVIDLIEIGAGGGSIAHLNALGLLSVGPESAASTPGPACYNRGGKNPTVTDADLVLGYLNENYFLGGTMTLRKDLATQAIREKIADPLGISVEEAAWGIHRIVNENMANAARVHILEKGLDPRHFSMMAFGGAGPVHAFHVARLMSAPALFVPSGAGVLSALGFLVSPIATEEIGSYVSRLAGLDWDKANQMLVAMQKKGLAFLQNAGITPEAATTKLTIDMRYAGQGHEIAVAIPFGELSAVSLSLIEQNFQTEYLLRYGRSIDHIPIETVTWRVLVSGPKPALQPQQQVIGESKQMLKGYRAVFWGESFEETPVYDRYQMPIGRAFEGPCIIEEFESTTVAGKNSTVTIDAFKNIIIQLKEDE, from the coding sequence ATGATGAAATTAGGCATTGACATTGGTGGCACATTTACCGATCTCGTTTTGCTGGATGAAGCAAGCGGACGCATGGTATTTGCCAAAACGCTCACCACATACCCCGATCCTTCGCTTGGGATTTTGAATGGTGTTCAACAAATCTTACAAAATGCGGCAGTTTCCTTGGCAGATGTGCAGACGATTGTGCATGGCACAACCTTGGTTACGAATGCGGTCATTGAGCGAAAAGGGGCAAAAACGGCATTGCTTACCACGAAAGGCTTTGAAGATGTCTTGGAAATTGGGCGCGAAATGCGTTATGACATCTACGACATTCACCTAACGATGCCACAGCCTTTGGTGCCTCGTGCATTGCGAATCGGTATCGCGGAACGTTTGGATAAAAACGGGCATGTGCTACAAGGCATTGAAACAGCAGACCTTAAAGCGGCGCTAACCAAGCTCCAAAAGAAAGGCGTGCAGAGTGTGGCGGTGTGTTTTTTACATGCTTATACCAATCCAAAGCACGAACAAATGGCAGGTGAAGTCATCCGTAAACAGTTTCCTGCCCTTACCTACTCGCTGAGCAGTGAGACCATGCCCGAAATTCGGGAGTACGAACGGTGTTCGGCGACAGCCATGAATGCCTATGTGCAGCCATTGATGGATACGTATTTACGGACCTTACAAGCCAAGTTAGAGGATTTAGGGTTTACAGGCGTGATCCACATTATGGATTCGGCAGGACGGCTGACCACACTCGAAGGCGCACGTAAAAACCCCGTCCAACTTCTCGAAAGTGGTCCCGCAGGAGGCGCAATGGCTTCTGTTTTTTTCTCGGCGCAATTGGGGCAAACCCAAAACACGCTACCGCCCGACTTGGTCGCCTTCGATATGGGTGGTACAACCGCCAAAGCCTCGATCATCCGAAATGGACAGCCCGAAATCACCAACCATTTTGAGGCGGCGCGGGAGAAACGCTTTAAAAAAGGAAGCGGCTTGCCAGTGCGCATTCCGGTTATTGATCTTATTGAAATTGGGGCAGGCGGCGGCAGCATTGCCCACCTTAATGCCTTAGGTTTATTGAGCGTTGGTCCCGAAAGTGCCGCTTCAACGCCCGGTCCAGCCTGTTACAATCGGGGCGGCAAAAATCCTACTGTTACCGATGCAGACTTGGTATTGGGTTATTTGAACGAGAACTATTTCCTCGGCGGCACGATGACCTTGCGGAAGGACTTGGCGACCCAAGCGATTCGGGAGAAAATTGCGGATCCGCTCGGCATTTCGGTGGAGGAAGCTGCATGGGGCATTCACCGTATTGTAAACGAAAACATGGCAAACGCCGCACGGGTGCATATCCTCGAAAAAGGTTTAGACCCACGCCATTTTTCCATGATGGCGTTTGGCGGTGCAGGTCCCGTTCATGCCTTCCATGTTGCTCGATTGATGAGCGCTCCTGCCTTATTTGTACCATCTGGGGCGGGTGTATTAAGTGCTTTGGGCTTTTTGGTGAGTCCTATTGCCACCGAAGAAATTGGTAGTTACGTCTCACGCCTTGCGGGATTAGATTGGGACAAAGCCAATCAGATGCTTGTTGCTATGCAGAAAAAAGGACTCGCTTTTCTCCAAAATGCGGGCATTACCCCCGAAGCTGCCACCACCAAGCTGACCATAGATATGCGATATGCGGGACAAGGGCATGAAATTGCAGTTGCAATTCCTTTTGGAGAACTCAGCGCAGTTTCCTTGTCACTCATTGAACAAAACTTTCAAACCGAGTACTTGCTTCGTTACGGACGCAGCATAGACCATATCCCCATTGAAACGGTAACGTGGCGCGTTTTAGTGAGCGGACCGAAGCCAGCCCTCCAGCCCCAACAACAGGTGATAGGCGAATCCAAGCAGATGCTTAAAGGATATCGTGCCGTGTTCTGGGGCGAATCTTTTGAAGAAACGCCCGTCTATGACCGCTATCAAATGCCCATTGGACGGGCTTTTGAAGGGCCCTGCATTATCGAAGAGTTTGAGAGTACAACTGTCGCTGGGAAAAACAGCACAGTAACGATAGATGCCTTCAAAAATATCATAATCCAATTGAAGGAGGATGAATAA
- a CDS encoding hydantoinase B/oxoprolinase family protein, which translates to MNKMADSVTFSAIELSILWSRLISIVDEAGTTLQRTAFSSVTRESADFAVVLMDTKGQSLAQSSVSVPSFLGVLPFLVKALIKDHFPLDAWQEGDVVITNDPWLCAGHKPDIGIVSPIFYAGKLIGFIGCIAHSPDIGGALWGAGAKDFYEEGLYLPPLKLYAAGLKNETIFRIIETNVRASLQTLGDILAQVAANDQGIRALHRLMQENKLTEIDTLGSQIIAASEKAMREAIRKAPDGTYHASYTADGDGLKEPVHFQCALTIRDDEVWVDYTGTSPAHRLAINAVLNYVFAYTAYPIKCVFSPEVPNNEGSFRPIHVWAPEGSLLNAQKPAPLGARNVTGNLLYAPVMRALSQAVPDKVQADCGAAVWVMVLSGKRADESEFVEYLFLAGGYGGRKGQDGGPTLCYPTNVANVPIEVFEHDAPVLVTEKNLIKGSGGAGQFKGGEGQRFSYKNIGANPIHISNVTEKINNRAYGLFGGKEGRQGKLFIRTATGKKRFTPPKGHDKLWPSEELVMELPGGGGYGSP; encoded by the coding sequence ATGAATAAGATGGCGGATTCGGTAACTTTTAGCGCAATAGAGCTAAGTATTCTTTGGTCGCGCCTCATCTCGATTGTGGATGAAGCTGGAACGACTTTGCAACGCACGGCTTTTTCTTCGGTAACGCGAGAAAGCGCCGACTTTGCCGTAGTATTAATGGATACAAAAGGGCAATCTTTAGCCCAAAGCAGCGTGAGCGTACCTTCATTTTTGGGCGTTTTGCCTTTTTTGGTTAAAGCCTTGATTAAAGATCATTTCCCCTTAGACGCTTGGCAGGAAGGCGATGTGGTGATTACCAATGACCCTTGGCTGTGTGCAGGACATAAACCCGATATTGGCATTGTTTCGCCTATCTTTTATGCAGGCAAGCTAATCGGTTTTATTGGCTGTATTGCCCATAGCCCTGATATTGGCGGGGCGCTTTGGGGTGCTGGTGCCAAAGATTTTTACGAAGAAGGTTTGTACTTGCCACCCCTTAAACTGTATGCAGCAGGCCTTAAAAACGAAACCATTTTCCGCATTATCGAAACCAATGTGCGGGCTTCCTTGCAGACGCTAGGAGATATTTTAGCGCAAGTCGCTGCAAACGATCAAGGCATTCGCGCCCTGCATCGGTTGATGCAAGAAAACAAGCTCACCGAAATAGATACGCTCGGTAGCCAAATCATTGCTGCCAGCGAAAAAGCCATGCGCGAAGCCATCCGAAAAGCGCCCGATGGCACGTATCACGCTTCCTACACTGCCGATGGCGATGGACTGAAAGAACCCGTTCATTTTCAATGCGCCCTAACCATTCGCGACGACGAAGTTTGGGTGGACTATACAGGGACTTCGCCCGCGCATCGGCTGGCAATCAATGCAGTGCTAAACTATGTATTTGCTTACACTGCTTATCCCATTAAATGCGTTTTTAGCCCAGAAGTCCCCAATAATGAAGGTAGTTTTCGCCCGATTCATGTTTGGGCTCCCGAAGGCTCTTTGCTCAATGCCCAAAAGCCAGCTCCGCTTGGGGCGCGGAATGTAACTGGCAATTTGCTCTATGCGCCTGTCATGCGTGCCCTAAGCCAAGCCGTTCCTGATAAAGTCCAAGCTGATTGTGGTGCGGCAGTTTGGGTGATGGTCTTAAGCGGCAAACGGGCTGACGAAAGCGAGTTTGTAGAATATTTGTTTTTGGCAGGTGGCTATGGCGGTCGAAAAGGGCAAGACGGTGGCCCAACCTTGTGCTATCCCACCAATGTCGCCAATGTCCCAATAGAAGTTTTTGAACATGATGCGCCTGTTTTGGTAACGGAGAAAAACCTGATTAAAGGCAGTGGGGGCGCAGGGCAGTTCAAGGGTGGGGAAGGACAACGTTTTTCCTACAAAAACATTGGAGCTAACCCCATCCACATTAGCAATGTAACCGAGAAAATCAACAATCGGGCGTATGGGCTTTTTGGCGGAAAAGAAGGACGACAAGGCAAACTTTTCATTCGCACGGCAACAGGCAAAAAACGGTTCACGCCTCCCAAAGGTCATGATAAACTTTGGCCCAGCGAGGAATTGGTGATGGAATTGCCCGGTGGTGGTGGATATGGTTCTCCGTAA
- a CDS encoding class I SAM-dependent methyltransferase, with amino-acid sequence MSYQIPPVFTKLQRHEMMAEFDHDERARYNFLANLNRFISTVIAPGNKIAYDNRVEPKFVQENGRTFQDRHEVQTAMSQDPMYQTWAALRRSTMEMRQQAGRSVVLRQADSLAEKAEKILGTSQNLVLKPNFQTPPYLAHVDNHLMPGSYHTEYREGDVANAANYDTGLFVTTGGMLGRLTDGGGKAIAHWVKETYPDFQPKRILDIGCGLGHNVLPIAQMYPDAEIIAIDAGAPMLRYGAARAKLLGVENVTFMQIDAENMAEFADASFDWVQTTMFLHETGGKAIHRIFGEINRVLVPGGLNLHIEQPQYTPEMSYYEQFMRDWDAYYNAEPYWGHMHDLQPEDLMEEAGVPRANFMQVGVKAINDLDEKKQDSQVKEDYGRSPIWNVFGGWKPHS; translated from the coding sequence ATGAGTTACCAAATTCCTCCTGTGTTCACCAAACTCCAGCGGCACGAAATGATGGCAGAGTTTGACCACGATGAACGCGCTCGGTATAATTTTCTGGCAAACCTGAACCGCTTTATTTCTACGGTCATTGCGCCGGGCAATAAGATCGCCTACGATAACCGTGTAGAACCGAAGTTTGTACAGGAAAATGGGCGTACCTTCCAAGATCGCCATGAAGTGCAAACCGCCATGAGCCAAGACCCCATGTACCAAACGTGGGCAGCCCTCCGCAGAAGCACCATGGAAATGCGCCAACAAGCAGGACGCTCGGTGGTGCTACGCCAAGCGGATTCGCTCGCCGAAAAAGCGGAGAAAATCTTGGGAACAAGCCAAAACTTGGTGCTAAAACCTAACTTCCAAACCCCACCTTATTTGGCACATGTGGACAACCACTTGATGCCCGGCAGTTACCACACCGAATATCGAGAAGGCGATGTTGCAAACGCTGCCAACTACGATACAGGTTTGTTTGTAACCACTGGTGGTATGTTGGGACGTTTGACCGATGGCGGCGGCAAAGCCATTGCCCATTGGGTGAAAGAAACCTATCCCGATTTCCAACCTAAACGAATTCTTGACATTGGCTGTGGATTGGGGCATAATGTGCTACCCATTGCCCAAATGTATCCCGATGCCGAAATCATTGCCATTGATGCAGGTGCGCCGATGCTACGCTATGGGGCAGCGCGTGCCAAACTGCTCGGCGTTGAAAATGTAACCTTTATGCAAATAGATGCCGAAAATATGGCAGAATTTGCCGACGCAAGTTTTGATTGGGTACAAACCACCATGTTTCTCCATGAAACAGGTGGCAAAGCCATCCACCGCATTTTTGGCGAAATCAACCGCGTTTTAGTCCCCGGTGGCCTCAATTTACACATCGAGCAACCGCAGTACACGCCCGAAATGAGTTACTACGAGCAGTTTATGCGCGATTGGGATGCCTATTACAATGCAGAACCTTATTGGGGACACATGCACGACCTGCAACCTGAAGATTTGATGGAAGAGGCGGGCGTTCCACGCGCAAACTTTATGCAAGTGGGCGTGAAAGCCATTAACGACTTGGACGAAAAGAAACAAGATAGCCAAGTCAAAGAGGACTACGGACGAAGCCCCATCTGGAACGTATTTGGCGGCTGGAAACCTCATTCATAA
- a CDS encoding nuclear transport factor 2 family protein: MIHAVNDHYKAIINKDLLGILDKYDPSEETYVILEGPRLTTIGFTKIQKGWTDFCRSAIALESIDWLEGPFSQETAEMGWVAGIIRLRVVINGRHFENTFRATFVLININGAWKIRHEHVSGVLTDPYGIGDWLQPAK; encoded by the coding sequence ATGATTCACGCTGTAAACGACCACTATAAAGCCATTATTAACAAAGACTTATTAGGCATTTTAGATAAGTATGACCCTTCCGAAGAAACGTATGTAATCCTCGAAGGGCCACGCCTGACAACCATTGGCTTTACCAAAATCCAAAAAGGCTGGACGGATTTTTGCCGCTCGGCGATTGCGCTCGAAAGCATAGATTGGTTGGAAGGCCCGTTTAGCCAAGAAACTGCCGAAATGGGTTGGGTAGCGGGCATTATCCGCCTTCGTGTGGTGATCAACGGACGGCATTTTGAAAATACGTTTCGCGCCACTTTTGTCTTAATCAACATCAATGGGGCGTGGAAAATTCGGCACGAGCATGTATCAGGCGTATTGACCGACCCTTATGGTATTGGGGACTGGCTTCAACCTGCTAAATAA
- a CDS encoding isochorismatase family protein, with amino-acid sequence MELSHKTAREIYYEVKANPTRAKFGFGKKAAIVNIDLQKAYTKTDEFKTAYETDPNQIAYINQINQLARAKQLPVIFTYVAYMDSGEDAGVWGTRTNTPDSLQNIKFGSRRAEFDDRLEVQSTDAVYCKRMPSPFFETPLQSLLVWHQVDTVILTGGSTSGCVRAGAVDALSRGYRTIVPEECVADKHESFHFANLTDLLLKYADVVSYTEVLDYLQKYERP; translated from the coding sequence ATGGAATTATCCCATAAAACAGCCCGTGAAATTTATTACGAGGTGAAGGCAAACCCGACGCGGGCGAAGTTTGGTTTCGGCAAAAAAGCGGCGATTGTCAATATTGATCTGCAAAAAGCCTATACCAAGACCGACGAGTTTAAAACGGCTTACGAAACCGATCCCAATCAAATTGCCTACATCAACCAAATCAATCAATTGGCACGTGCCAAGCAGTTGCCCGTTATTTTTACCTATGTTGCCTACATGGATTCGGGCGAGGATGCAGGCGTTTGGGGAACGCGCACTAACACTCCCGATTCGCTCCAAAATATCAAGTTTGGAAGTCGCCGTGCCGAGTTCGACGACCGCTTGGAAGTGCAATCCACCGATGCCGTGTATTGCAAGCGAATGCCGTCCCCGTTTTTTGAAACCCCTTTACAATCACTCTTGGTCTGGCATCAAGTGGATACCGTGATTTTAACGGGCGGCTCAACGTCGGGATGTGTACGCGCAGGTGCCGTGGATGCCCTTTCGCGGGGCTATCGCACCATCGTTCCCGAAGAATGTGTAGCAGATAAACATGAGAGCTTTCACTTTGCAAACTTAACGGATTTGCTCTTAAAATATGCCGATGTCGTATCCTATACCGAAGTCCTTGATTACCTTCAAAAGTACGAACGCCCATGA
- a CDS encoding polysaccharide deacetylase family protein gives MMRDPHLYPYWPYKNRPKIRWKNGAKLAFWVAPNIEFYELDPPKNPSRTPWARPNPDVVGYAARDYGNRVGHYRMMEAMDKHDVRGSVSLSVAMCQHHPEIIKACNERNWEFFSHGIYNTRYCYGMDEAQERAVIEDSIRTVKEATGQTIAGWLAPALTHTERTFDLIAEYGIRYTCDLFQDDQPQPISVKKGQLISMPYSLEVNDVICYNSYLMSPRHYGDVLKKQFDQLYLEGEESGTVMCIPLHAFLVGHPHRIKAFEEALQYITSHPDVWVTTAREIADYYYAHYYDTFSAWTPQPA, from the coding sequence ATGATGCGAGACCCTCATCTCTATCCGTATTGGCCCTATAAAAATCGTCCGAAAATCCGTTGGAAAAACGGGGCAAAGCTGGCTTTTTGGGTTGCGCCCAATATCGAGTTTTATGAGCTTGATCCGCCTAAAAATCCATCAAGAACGCCTTGGGCAAGACCCAATCCCGATGTCGTTGGTTATGCGGCGCGGGACTATGGCAATCGTGTGGGGCATTATCGGATGATGGAAGCGATGGATAAGCATGATGTACGCGGCAGTGTCTCGCTCTCGGTGGCGATGTGCCAACACCATCCTGAAATCATCAAAGCCTGCAACGAGCGAAATTGGGAGTTTTTTTCGCATGGCATTTACAACACCCGATACTGCTACGGTATGGATGAAGCCCAAGAGCGTGCCGTCATTGAGGATTCGATCCGTACCGTAAAAGAAGCAACAGGACAAACCATCGCAGGCTGGCTTGCGCCGGCACTGACCCACACCGAGCGCACCTTTGACCTCATCGCCGAGTATGGCATCCGCTACACCTGCGACTTATTCCAAGACGATCAGCCACAACCGATTTCAGTCAAAAAAGGGCAATTGATCTCCATGCCCTATTCGCTCGAAGTAAACGATGTCATTTGCTACAATTCCTACCTTATGTCTCCACGTCATTATGGTGATGTGTTGAAAAAACAGTTTGATCAATTGTATTTGGAGGGGGAAGAAAGTGGAACCGTGATGTGCATTCCGCTCCATGCGTTTCTTGTGGGGCATCCACACCGCATCAAAGCCTTTGAAGAAGCCTTGCAATACATCACAAGCCATCCCGACGTTTGGGTAACAACTGCCCGCGAAATTGCGGATTATTATTACGCGCATTATTACGATACTTTCTCTGCTTGGACTCCTCAACCTGCTTAA
- a CDS encoding polysaccharide deacetylase family protein, whose protein sequence is MPLDDLFLQYPKRGHHMDHDLYAWSNLFERPPLQLPNGAKLAVMITIPLEFFPLNPSGKPFKAPGSMVTPYPDFRHYTTRDYGNRVGIFRLMNVLEKYGLRANIAINSALVEKYPILLDEVVKAGHEVVAHGVDMDALHYGGMDKELETKYITEALSVLRSRSGQAVKGWLSPAFSESFDTPTLVAEAGCTFICDWANDDLPYWMKTPQGNIIAMPVSQELSDRRIIIEYHQTEESFVTQVLDQFEALYEEAETYGGRVFSLTLTPYISGLPFRLQAIDTILKYISSKNDWVNPTGTEIVDLMS, encoded by the coding sequence ATGCCATTAGACGATCTTTTTTTGCAATACCCCAAGCGTGGTCATCACATGGATCATGACTTGTATGCGTGGTCAAACCTTTTTGAACGCCCGCCACTTCAACTGCCAAATGGCGCAAAACTTGCTGTGATGATCACCATTCCGTTGGAGTTTTTTCCGCTGAATCCATCGGGCAAGCCCTTCAAAGCACCGGGCAGCATGGTTACACCTTATCCCGATTTTCGGCATTACACCACCCGCGATTATGGGAACCGAGTCGGCATTTTTCGCTTGATGAACGTCTTGGAAAAATATGGACTTCGTGCCAATATAGCGATCAACTCGGCTTTGGTAGAGAAGTATCCGATACTGTTGGACGAAGTGGTTAAAGCGGGGCATGAAGTCGTGGCACATGGTGTGGATATGGATGCGCTGCATTATGGCGGAATGGACAAGGAGTTAGAAACAAAATACATCACAGAAGCCTTATCGGTGCTACGTAGCCGATCTGGGCAAGCAGTAAAAGGTTGGCTTTCGCCTGCTTTTTCGGAATCATTCGATACGCCCACTCTTGTAGCAGAAGCAGGTTGTACTTTTATTTGCGATTGGGCAAATGATGACTTGCCATATTGGATGAAAACCCCACAAGGAAATATCATAGCCATGCCGGTTTCTCAAGAACTTTCGGATCGGCGTATTATCATCGAATATCATCAAACCGAAGAAAGCTTTGTCACACAGGTCTTAGACCAGTTCGAGGCCCTTTACGAAGAAGCCGAAACCTATGGTGGACGGGTTTTTAGCCTCACCCTTACGCCTTATATCAGTGGTTTACCGTTCCGTCTTCAGGCAATAGATACGATTCTAAAGTATATTTCATCTAAAAATGATTGGGTTAACCCTACAGGTACAGAAATCGTGGATCTAATGTCCTAA
- a CDS encoding MarR family transcriptional regulator — protein MIEKRLEESIILHLIALGDALKRRRDQISQGLGITTQQWLIMLYLAKDPNLPLFENGEHEKKVLAAEITRALNVSRPNVTNLIATLLDKGLAIQIEDKEDRRRKRLALSPEGFRLLETLQPFRKKLNEQLFEDLTIDEREVFLQLIDICLRRLTA, from the coding sequence ATGATAGAAAAACGCTTAGAGGAATCCATAATTCTCCACCTTATTGCGCTGGGAGATGCCCTCAAGCGCCGCCGTGACCAAATCAGCCAGGGCTTAGGTATTACCACCCAACAATGGCTGATTATGTTATATCTGGCAAAAGACCCAAACTTGCCACTTTTCGAGAATGGCGAACATGAGAAAAAAGTCTTGGCAGCAGAAATTACCCGTGCACTGAACGTTTCCCGCCCCAATGTAACAAATCTCATTGCGACGTTATTAGACAAAGGGCTTGCCATACAAATAGAAGACAAAGAAGACCGTCGCCGCAAGCGCCTCGCCCTCTCTCCAGAAGGTTTTCGCTTGTTAGAAACGCTCCAGCCCTTCCGCAAGAAGCTAAATGAACAACTTTTTGAAGACCTTACCATAGATGAACGCGAAGTCTTTCTGCAATTGATAGATATTTGCCTCCGCCGCCTCACTGCTTAA